The genomic window GTCTCCAGCCACCAGTTTTTCCTTTAAAACATACTCCAGACGATACCCTTGGCCATTCCCTTTGATAATCCCAAGCGACCGGGTACTCTGAACGATAGCATCAATCGCCGAATTAGGGTCCACGGCCAGAAGTACTTTGGAAAAACGAGGCGATACATTGATCACCTGCCCGACAACTCCCTCGACGGTTACCACCGGCATCCCCTTCTCGACTCCGGCAGTGATCCCTTTGTCAATGGTCATGGTCTTAAACCAAAGAGCAGGGTCCCGACCAATGACTTGCGCCGTCAGAGTCGGATCGTCGATAGAGTGAGACAAATCAAGCAATTGACTCAAACGGACATTAGTCGCTACCGCTTCTCGAGTCTCGGCATTGATAGCGACATACCGCTTTATCTCCT from Desulfobulbaceae bacterium includes these protein-coding regions:
- the mreC gene encoding rod shape-determining protein MreC, which translates into the protein VTTVGRKEFGLTHRLAFDLLAPLQGILTESGQFVSGFWDRYVSLVGVSEENERLREEIKRYVAINAETREAVATNVRLSQLLDLSHSIDDPTLTAQVIGRDPALWFKTMTIDKGITAGVEKGMPVVTVEGVVGQVINVSPRFSKVLLAVDPNSAIDAIVQSTRSLGIIKGNGQGYRLEYVLKEKLVAGDDLVITSGMGGVFPKGLLIGTVTDVGKDRRGMFHSIAVKPAVDFRELEYVTIILQASPLVE